Proteins found in one Ovis canadensis isolate MfBH-ARS-UI-01 breed Bighorn chromosome 20, ARS-UI_OviCan_v2, whole genome shotgun sequence genomic segment:
- the LOC138425611 gene encoding putative olfactory receptor 2B8 produces the protein MERANDSAFHGFILLGFSNQPQLETALFVVILIIYFLSCLGNGAIILLSTMDPHLHTPMYFFLSNLSFMDLCLTTCTVPQTLANFKGKDKTITYGSCVTQLFIALGLGGVECVLLSVMAYDRYVAVCHPLHYMVIVHPQLCLQLVVTAWLTGFGNSVVQTALTMTLPLCGKNQVDHFFCEVPVMLKLACTNTSVNETEVFTVSTFFLVVPLSLILVSYGHITRAVLKIKSAQGRQKAFGTCGSHLMVVIIFFGTLISMYLQPPSSYSQDVNKSIALFYTLVTPLLNPLIYTLRNKEVKGALRRQTRRILDLRQS, from the coding sequence ATGGAAAGAGCTAATGACAGCGCCTTCCATGGGTTCATTCTCCTGGGCTTCTCCAACCAGCCCCAGCTGGAAACGGCTCTCTTTGTGGTCATCCTGATCATCTACTTCTTGAGCTGCTTAGGCAATGGCGCCATTATACTTTTGTCAACGATGGATCCTCACCTCCACACCCctatgtacttcttcctctccaacctcTCTTTTATGGATCTCTGTTTGACTACTTGCACTGTCCCTCAGACCCTGGCCAACTTTAAGGGGAAGGACAAGACCATCACCTATGGTAGCTGTGTGACCCAGCTCTTCATTGCCTTGGGACTTGGGGGAGTAGAGTGTGTCCTCCTGTCTGTCATGGCCTATGACCGGTATGTAGCTGTGTGCCATCCCCTCCACTACATGGTGATCGTGCATCCCCAGCTTTGCTTGCAGCTGGTTGTAACTGCTTGGCTTACAGGCTTTGGCAATTCTGTAGTCCAGACAGCACTGACCATGACTCTTCCCCTCTGTGGTAAAAACCAAGTGGACCATTTCTTCTGTGAAGTTCCAGTGATGCTGAAACTGGCCTGCACCAACACCTCTGTCAATGAGACTGAAGTCTTCACTGTCAGTACCTTCTTCTTGGTGGTGCCCCTGTCACTCATCTTGGTATCCTACGGTCACATTACCCGTGCAGTCCTGAAGATAAAGTCAGCCCAAGGGAGACAGAAGGCTTTTGGAACCTGTGGTTCTCACCTAATGGtagtgattattttctttgggaCGCTCATCTCCATGTACCTTCAGCCTCCTTCCAGCTATTCACAGGATGTGAACAAAAGCATTGCACTCTTCTATACTCTGGTGACTCCCCTGCTTAATCCCCTGATTTACACTTTGAGAAACAAGGAAGTCAAAGGGGCACTAAGGAGACAAACGAGGAGAATCCTAGACTTGAGACAGAGTTAA